A single genomic interval of Zingiber officinale cultivar Zhangliang chromosome 4A, Zo_v1.1, whole genome shotgun sequence harbors:
- the LOC121971031 gene encoding probable cinnamyl alcohol dehydrogenase 1, which produces MEAEVGMGNCLAWAARDVSGILSPYRFDRRSVGADDVSIKIKYCGVCYADVVWTKNLHGDSMYPVVPGHEIVGVVTTTGPNAGGFKVGDHVGVGTFVNSCMECQHCNDLREIFCPKSAYTFNSIDSDGTVTKGGYSSYIVVHQRFCYKIPDGYPLDKAAPLLCAGITVYSPMMRHKMNQPGKSLGVIGLGGLGHMAVKFGKAFGLKVTVFSTSESKKEEALNILKADKFVLSSDKQQMMSLTQSLDFIVDTASGDHPFDPYMDLLKVEGVLILVGFPSEIKLSPRSLNLGARSIAGSITGGTKETQEMLHFCAANKVYPEIEVISISYVNEALQRLIDRDVKYRFVIDVGNSLN; this is translated from the exons ATGGAAGCTGAAGTTGGCATGGGAAATTGTCTCGCTTGGGCTGCAAGAGATGTGTCTGGAATCCTATCACCTTATAGGTTTGATCGCAG ATCTGTTGGAGCAGATGATGTTTCTATAAAGATAAAATACTGTGGAGTTTGTTATGCTGATGTTGTTTGGACCAAGAACTTGCATGGTGACTCGATGTACCCAGTAGTCCCAGG GCATGAAATTGTTGGAGTGGTTACAACAACTGGTCCCAATGCTGGAGGATTCAAAGTTGGTGATCATGTTGGTGTAGGGACATTTGTAAATTCTTGTATGGAATGCCAGCATTGCAATGACCTCCGAGAGATCTTTTGCCCCAAGTCAGCATATACCTTCAATTCAATCGATTCAGATGGTACAGTGACGAAAGGGGGATACTCCAGCTATATTGTTGTTCATCAAAG GTTCTGCTACAAGATACCTGATGGCTACCCTTTGGATAAGGCTGCACCTTTGCTATGTGCAGGCATCACAGTTTACAGTCCCATGATGCGCCATAAGATGAACCAACCTGGTAAGTCACTGGGAGTTATAGGGCTCGGTGGCCTCGGTCATATGGCTGTGAAGTTCGGTAAAGCATTCGGTTTGAAAGTAACAGTATTCAGTACTAGTGAGTCCAAGAAGGAGGAAGCCCTGAATATCCTAAAAGCTGACAAATTTGTGCTTTCATCAGACAAGCAACAGATGATG TCCTTGACACAATCATTGGATTTCATCGTTGACACTGCCTCCGGCGATCATCCGTTTGATCCTTACATGGACCTATTGAAGGTAGAGGGTGTTTTGATCCTCGTAGGCTTCCCGAGTGAGATCAAATTATCTCCTAGAAGCCTAAACCTCG GCGCGAGAAGTATAGCTGGGAGCATAACAGGAGGCACAAAAGAGACACAAGAAATGCTCCACTTTTGTGCggcaaacaaagtataccctgagATTGAAGTTATTAGCATTTCTTACGTCAACGAGGCTCTTCAAAGACTCATTGACAGGGATGTCAAATATCGGTTTGTGATTGATGTGGGAAACTCTCTCAATTAG
- the LOC121971032 gene encoding 1-acyl-sn-glycerol-3-phosphate acyltransferase LPAT1, chloroplastic-like isoform X2, which translates to MATGSLLWLRHSGFFLAVAPLKCSPAPRTAVSPPVSGHRNHQFHCSVRFLCPKSVIPIKKEATVRRDTIARSEVSAVGPVGDSSSSASEFQLVSQARGVLFYSVTAVAAIFLFATMAVVHPLVLLFDRHQRRFHHWIAKIWATLTIIPFYKFEFEGIENLPLQDAPTVYVSNHQSFLDIYTLLTIGRSFKFISKRSIFLFPIIGWAMYLIGVIPIARTDSRSQLDCLKRCMDFIKKGASVFFFPEGTRSKDGKLGTFKKGAFSVATKTGVPVLPITIMGTGKIMPPGREGIINSGAVKVVIHKPLDGKDAEKLCSESRDIIAQTLLLHGYGVH; encoded by the exons ATGGCGACCGGATCGCTCTTGTGGCTCAGACACAGTGGTTTCTTCCTGGCGGTCGCGCCCCTCAAGTGCTCGCCAGCTCCGAGAACTGCCGTTTCTCCTCCTG TTTCGGGACACCGGAACCACCAGTTCCACTGTAGCGTCAGGTTTCTCTGCCCCAAATCGGTGATTCCGATTAAAAAGGAGGCGACGGTGCGGCGAGACACCATAGCGAGGTCGGAGGTCTCTGCTGTTGGTCCCGTTGGTGACTCGTCAAGCTCCGCGTCAG AATTTCAATTGGTTTCACAAGCCAGGGGGGTTTTGTTTTACTCTGTTACGGCTGTGGCTGCAATTTTTCTATTTGCTACTATGGCGGTGGTGCACCCATTAGTCCTCCTATTTGATCGGCATCAACGCAGATTTCATCACTGGATCGCGAAGATCTGGGCAACACTGACTATAATTCCTTtttataagtttgaatttgaggGGATAGAGAACTTACCTCTTCAAGATGCTCCAACTGTGTATGTTTCCAATCATCAGAGCTTCTTGGATATATACACCCTTCTGACCATTGGGAGGAGCTTCAAATTTATAAGCAAAAGAAGCATTTTTCTTTTCCCAATTATTGGATGGGCGATGTATCTCATTGGTGTAATTCCTATTGCCAGAACTGATAGCAGGAGCCAGCTg GATTGTCTTAAGCGGTGTATGGATTTCATTAAGAAGGGGGCATCTGTTTTTTTCTTCCCGGAGGGAACCAGGAGTAAAGATGGAAAGCTAGGCACTTTCAAG AAAGGAGCGTTTAGTGTTGCTACGAAGACTGGTGTTCCTGTTTTGCCTATAACAATTATGGGGACAGGTAAGATTATGCCTCCAGGAAGGGAAGGTATAATAAATTCAGGAGCTGTGAAAGTCGTGATACACAAGCCTCTAGATGGAAAAGATGCAGAGAAGCTTTGTAGTGAATCTAGAGACATAATTGCTCAAACACTCTTGCTTCATGGTTATGGTGTACATTAA
- the LOC121971032 gene encoding 1-acyl-sn-glycerol-3-phosphate acyltransferase LPAT1, chloroplastic-like isoform X1, whose product MATGSLLWLRHSGFFLAVAPLKCSPAPRTAVSPPVVVVSGHRNHQFHCSVRFLCPKSVIPIKKEATVRRDTIARSEVSAVGPVGDSSSSASEFQLVSQARGVLFYSVTAVAAIFLFATMAVVHPLVLLFDRHQRRFHHWIAKIWATLTIIPFYKFEFEGIENLPLQDAPTVYVSNHQSFLDIYTLLTIGRSFKFISKRSIFLFPIIGWAMYLIGVIPIARTDSRSQLDCLKRCMDFIKKGASVFFFPEGTRSKDGKLGTFKKGAFSVATKTGVPVLPITIMGTGKIMPPGREGIINSGAVKVVIHKPLDGKDAEKLCSESRDIIAQTLLLHGYGVH is encoded by the exons ATGGCGACCGGATCGCTCTTGTGGCTCAGACACAGTGGTTTCTTCCTGGCGGTCGCGCCCCTCAAGTGCTCGCCAGCTCCGAGAACTGCCGTTTCTCCTCCTG TCGTCGTAGTTTCGGGACACCGGAACCACCAGTTCCACTGTAGCGTCAGGTTTCTCTGCCCCAAATCGGTGATTCCGATTAAAAAGGAGGCGACGGTGCGGCGAGACACCATAGCGAGGTCGGAGGTCTCTGCTGTTGGTCCCGTTGGTGACTCGTCAAGCTCCGCGTCAG AATTTCAATTGGTTTCACAAGCCAGGGGGGTTTTGTTTTACTCTGTTACGGCTGTGGCTGCAATTTTTCTATTTGCTACTATGGCGGTGGTGCACCCATTAGTCCTCCTATTTGATCGGCATCAACGCAGATTTCATCACTGGATCGCGAAGATCTGGGCAACACTGACTATAATTCCTTtttataagtttgaatttgaggGGATAGAGAACTTACCTCTTCAAGATGCTCCAACTGTGTATGTTTCCAATCATCAGAGCTTCTTGGATATATACACCCTTCTGACCATTGGGAGGAGCTTCAAATTTATAAGCAAAAGAAGCATTTTTCTTTTCCCAATTATTGGATGGGCGATGTATCTCATTGGTGTAATTCCTATTGCCAGAACTGATAGCAGGAGCCAGCTg GATTGTCTTAAGCGGTGTATGGATTTCATTAAGAAGGGGGCATCTGTTTTTTTCTTCCCGGAGGGAACCAGGAGTAAAGATGGAAAGCTAGGCACTTTCAAG AAAGGAGCGTTTAGTGTTGCTACGAAGACTGGTGTTCCTGTTTTGCCTATAACAATTATGGGGACAGGTAAGATTATGCCTCCAGGAAGGGAAGGTATAATAAATTCAGGAGCTGTGAAAGTCGTGATACACAAGCCTCTAGATGGAAAAGATGCAGAGAAGCTTTGTAGTGAATCTAGAGACATAATTGCTCAAACACTCTTGCTTCATGGTTATGGTGTACATTAA